The Lathyrus oleraceus cultivar Zhongwan6 chromosome 5, CAAS_Psat_ZW6_1.0, whole genome shotgun sequence genome includes the window ACAAGTAAAGAAAAATGTTACCTTTTGTTGGTCTGAAATGAACCCATATCTCCTATGTTTCTAAACATTCTAAATTAACAACTATAGAAATCATTTTTAACTTTCATTTTCCTTTATTTAAGTAATTCAAAAGGCCATTGGAAATTATTGTTCACTGAAATTCCCATCCACGACTATTATAAACGGTCCCTCTCCCATATTTATTCTTAAGATAACAACCATAAACCCTAATAAAGGGCCCACATGCCCCTATGAAATCATTTTTTCATTCATCAATACAAAAGTAAAATTTTCCAAATCATAGTTGACTTGTATGGTTAGGTTGGACAACATTAATCTCAATGGTTTTTCTAGCACACACCATTTCCAATTTAGCAATATACATCCATATCAATGCTTATTTCCTATATATATCTCCTTTGTTGAAGAGTTTCGCATATACAAGATATCATCTCAATATATGTGTATAAGTGGGGAAATCTTCACCTCACAAACTAGTTTTATAGCAATGAGTTAGAATCAACCCAAAGTCTAAGAAGGTATTAAAGTTTGGTTCATGATCTATAGGCCCAAGCGTTATCAGGTTTCTGCTATCGTTCATCAATAATTTATATTCATGCACCAAATCCAACAGTGTGAGGAGGGAGATGTTGTGTTAAGATAGTCACATTGGACAATATGTGACATGAACATATGTTTATAAGTGGGTTTAATCTTCACCTTACAAACCAGTTTTGTAAGATTAAGTTAGGCCTAACCACAATTCAAAGATGATATCAAAGCTTGTCCAAGATTATTCGGGTCACCTACTATCATGTTTTTGCTATCGAGCTATCCACCGTTTATATTCACACACAAATCTCAATAGTGTTGGGTGTGAGTCAGTGTGTTGAAGAGTCCCACATTGAAAAATATATAGTCTCAATATATGTTTATAACCAGGGACAATCATCCCCCATACAAGGCGGTTTTGTCGGGATGAGTTAAACTCAACTCATTCCTACTAAGATGGCTTATAAGATGACCCGACGGATCTAGAATAAGCTTTGATACCATCTTAGAATTTTGGGATAGGCTTAACTCATCCCGATAAAAATCAGGTTGTAATTTGAAGATTTCCCCCACTTATAAACATATATTTACACAATATCTTTTTCAATGTGAGACTCTTTAACAATGAAATTTTCAATTTATTGAGAACATCCTTCAACAATGGATTTTTCAATTTCCTTTGTCTTCAAAATCAGTAAAAGAAAGTATAGAGATGGGGAAATAATGGCTTTTGCAATTAGTGGACAGATTAGGAAACACTTGGGTATAAAATACAGTTCGTTCTTGGTAACTTGAGTGACTATTTATTTGTAACTCTTTTGTAATTCTTGGAAGCAAAGTGAATCAGAGGGCTTCTATCTTCCCTAGAGAATATCAGATTGATCGAAGTATATAAACAAGTTTCTTCTTGTATCATCCCTTCGTTTGATGTGTATTTCCTTACACTGATTATAGGTTATTTTTGTTACTTGATGCCATTTATTTTGATTGTCATTATTTTTTATCATACACATGTTTACTCTTGACAAATTTAATATTAAGGTTAAATTCAACAAGATTTTGTTGTGTTTGATCCATTAACAATCCACTATTACTGTTAGAGTTTTTACAATAGATGTGATTAGTCACAAGATTAATTAGTCATATAGCCGGATaaaagttttaaaaaataaatattatttaaaaaataaaaataaaaaatttcatatGAACTATATCCATATGGGGTGAGAGAGGTAACTCCACTAGTTTGAATTTTTTAGTTAGGTTTGATTTAGTTTAGCTAAAAGTTAAGAGAAGTTAAAGATCATCTGTTAAATCTCTAATGAagagaaaaatatatataattttaacTAGTAACAATTTACCaattaaacatatatatatatatatatatatatatatatatatatatatatatatatatatatatatatatatatatatatatatatatatatatatatatatatatatatatatatatatatatatatttgaacATGGAAAAGTGAAACTTTTGTCTCATTTTCCTCTATCTATTTTCTCTTTGGATGTTCATAACACGCATCATTATTTTGAGAGTTGCTAATAACTTCAATATTAGTAAACAAACTCATCATTCAACACTTTCTATGTTTGTGTGTTTTAAGTTTTAACACAATATTTTTGCCAAGTCACGTTTTatacaaaaaataataatttattgTTATAACTCCAAATTGTCTTTTAGTGTCTTCACAAATCAAAAGTTAAAACAAACATAAATAAATTGAGTTATTTGTCCAAGGTTGTCAATGTCATGCATAAATGTAAGAAAAACATGTTTATCAAAGCTTGTTACAAAAGTTATATATGTTATTGGTTACATAAGTAAGTACTTACAGTATATATATAGTTATCGAAATCTTAAGTTTCTCACAATTTTTCACAATGAGTACTCTTGCAACACAATTTGTAACAATTGTGACATTTCTTCTCGTGTTTCTAATCAAAATAGAGGGACATTCAAATTCAATTACTATTTCAAATGATGAGGTGAATAAAAATTCATTCACCAATGCTGTGGTTGAGGAAGTTGGTGTGAATGAAAAATCACCTGATTGTAGTACAAGACCATGGATATGTAGCACTGGAACATTTCCACCAAGAAGTGTATGTTGTGGAAACCGTTGTGTGGATATTGCAAAAGATAAAAACAATTGTGGATTATGTGGTGTAAATTGTCCATTTAATTGGAAATGTTGTAACCGTTTATGTGTAAATATAAACTTAAGTCCTTTGAATTGTGGTCAATGTGGAAGGATATGTCCTATTGGAAGTTTCTGCCAATTTGGTATATGTGTTACTACTTTTGTGAATCTTGCCCCACCACCACTTTTGTAAGATTATTAATAATTGGTGTTATGTACTCATGAATGATATTATAATGTGTGTTGGATTAATGGATTAATTAATGTTTAGTATTACTTTGTTAAT containing:
- the LOC127083042 gene encoding stigma-specific STIG1-like protein 4, producing the protein MSTLATQFVTIVTFLLVFLIKIEGHSNSITISNDEVNKNSFTNAVVEEVGVNEKSPDCSTRPWICSTGTFPPRSVCCGNRCVDIAKDKNNCGLCGVNCPFNWKCCNRLCVNINLSPLNCGQCGRICPIGSFCQFGICVTTFVNLAPPPLL